Proteins encoded together in one Anoxybacillus flavithermus window:
- a CDS encoding PTS fructose transporter subunit IIC: protein MRFVAITSCPNGIAHTYMAAEKLVKAAQNMGHEMKVETQGSIGIENELTPEDIERADGVIIAVDKQVDKSRFLGKRVLEVSVTDGIRRPEELIASFERNEVPFYKEAEPKLKSVAEVKRERGEKQNPIYRNLMNGVSYMIPFVVIGGLLIALSLAIGGEPTEKGLVIPEGSIWNSILNVGVASFTFMVPILAGFIAVSIADRPGLAPGMVGGYIAANGSFYGSDAGAGFIGGIIAGFLAGYIVKAIKQIRVPQMIQPIMPILIIPIVSSLFVAAAFIFVIGQPIAGMMEGLTSWLNSMQGTSKVVLAMILGAMIAFDMGGPVNKVAFLFGSAMIAEGHANIMGAIAVAICVPPLGLGLATLLSKTKYTNEEREAGKAALAMGLVGITEGAIPFAARDPLRVIPSIMIGSMAGAVIAMLSNVADHVPHGGPIVAVFRAVDNVPMFFVSIVVGMIVTALLVNAVKKPV from the coding sequence ATGAGGTTTGTTGCGATTACGTCGTGTCCAAATGGAATTGCTCATACGTACATGGCGGCGGAAAAGTTAGTGAAAGCAGCGCAAAACATGGGTCACGAGATGAAAGTGGAAACCCAAGGTTCTATTGGGATTGAAAATGAATTGACGCCAGAGGATATCGAACGCGCAGATGGTGTCATCATCGCGGTAGATAAGCAAGTAGATAAAAGTCGTTTTCTAGGGAAACGGGTGCTTGAAGTGTCAGTTACGGATGGAATTCGTCGGCCTGAGGAGCTAATTGCAAGTTTTGAACGTAATGAGGTTCCGTTTTACAAAGAAGCTGAGCCGAAATTAAAAAGTGTTGCCGAAGTGAAAAGAGAACGTGGGGAGAAGCAAAATCCAATTTACCGAAATTTGATGAATGGTGTTTCATATATGATTCCATTTGTTGTCATTGGGGGATTATTGATAGCCCTTTCGCTAGCAATTGGCGGCGAGCCAACAGAAAAAGGATTGGTTATACCAGAAGGATCGATTTGGAACAGCATCTTAAATGTAGGTGTGGCGAGTTTTACATTTATGGTTCCGATTTTGGCGGGCTTTATTGCGGTGAGTATTGCTGATCGCCCAGGGTTGGCACCGGGGATGGTCGGTGGTTACATTGCGGCAAACGGTAGTTTTTATGGCAGTGACGCAGGAGCTGGTTTTATTGGTGGTATCATTGCAGGGTTTTTAGCAGGATACATTGTAAAAGCAATTAAGCAAATTCGGGTTCCTCAAATGATTCAACCAATTATGCCGATTTTGATTATTCCGATTGTATCGTCTTTATTTGTTGCGGCCGCATTCATTTTCGTTATTGGTCAACCTATTGCGGGAATGATGGAAGGATTAACATCATGGTTAAATAGTATGCAGGGAACAAGCAAAGTAGTATTAGCGATGATTTTAGGAGCAATGATTGCCTTCGATATGGGGGGGCCGGTAAACAAGGTTGCTTTCCTATTCGGTTCCGCAATGATTGCGGAAGGGCATGCGAATATTATGGGGGCGATTGCTGTAGCCATTTGTGTTCCTCCACTCGGTTTAGGGTTAGCTACATTGTTAAGTAAAACAAAATATACGAATGAGGAGCGCGAGGCAGGGAAAGCTGCTCTTGCGATGGGGCTTGTTGGGATTACAGAGGGGGCGATCCCATTTGCGGCGCGAGATCCGTTGCGGGTAATTCCTAGCATTATGATTGGCTCTATGGCCGGAGCGGTCATTGCGATGTTGAGTAATGTTGCCGATCATGTTCCACATGGCGGCCCGATCGTCGCAGTATTTCGTGCGGTAGACAATGTACCGATGTTCTTCGTTTCCATTGTTGTCGGTATGATTGTCACAGCATTGCTTGTCAATGCGGTGAAAAAACCGGTATAG
- a CDS encoding phospho-sugar mutase: MTYKAAVEKWLSYPELDAELKQQLISMQHNEKALEDSFYKNLEFGTGGMRGEIGPGTNRMNIYTIRKAAEGLARYIVAQGEESKKRGVVIAYDSRHKSSEFALEVAKTVGKHGIKAYLFKELRPTPELSFAVRYLGAVAGVVITASHNPPEYNGFKVYGEDGGQITPVIADALIQYVNCVEDELLIQVATEQELLEKGLLTYIGEEVDQAYIERLKTIQLNPEVVASVAKDLKIVFSPMHGTAYALVRKGLESFGFQNVTIVEEQAIPDPNFSTVASPNPEEHAAFELAIQYGKAIDADMLMATDPDADRLGVAVKNQDGEYVVLTGNQMGALMLEYLLSQKQAKGILPTNGVVLKTIVTSEIGRAIAAHYGLETIDTLTGFKFIGEKIGEFERTKEYTFQFGYEESYGYLIGDFVRDKDAVQSAIFAAEVAAYYKAQGKTLYEGLIDIFEKYGYYKESLRSLTLKGKEGAEQIARIMSSFREQPLHEVGGVQVVAMEDYDVRKRWSHGVEQSLELPRSNVLKYELENGSWFCVRPSGTEPKAKVYFGVKGKSLKESDALLEALENDVMALVERVLYQSK, translated from the coding sequence ATGACATATAAAGCAGCAGTAGAAAAATGGCTTTCATATCCAGAGTTAGATGCAGAATTGAAACAACAATTAATTTCTATGCAGCATAATGAAAAAGCCCTTGAAGATAGCTTTTACAAAAATTTAGAATTTGGCACAGGCGGGATGCGTGGGGAGATTGGTCCTGGTACGAATCGGATGAATATTTATACGATTCGAAAAGCAGCGGAAGGCTTAGCGCGCTATATTGTGGCGCAAGGGGAAGAGTCGAAAAAGCGCGGTGTCGTTATTGCTTATGATTCCCGCCATAAGTCTTCGGAGTTTGCGCTTGAAGTAGCGAAGACGGTTGGGAAGCATGGGATTAAAGCTTACTTATTTAAAGAGCTTCGCCCGACACCTGAGTTGTCGTTTGCGGTTCGTTATTTAGGTGCGGTTGCTGGGGTCGTTATTACTGCGAGTCACAATCCACCAGAATATAATGGGTTCAAAGTGTATGGGGAAGATGGTGGTCAAATTACTCCAGTCATCGCAGATGCATTAATTCAATACGTCAATTGTGTGGAAGATGAATTATTGATTCAAGTGGCTACTGAACAAGAGCTGTTAGAGAAAGGGCTGTTAACGTATATTGGTGAGGAAGTGGATCAAGCCTATATAGAACGGCTAAAGACGATCCAATTAAATCCGGAAGTGGTGGCGAGCGTTGCGAAAGATTTAAAAATTGTCTTTTCGCCAATGCATGGAACGGCATATGCGCTTGTGCGTAAAGGATTAGAGTCGTTTGGTTTTCAAAACGTTACTATCGTTGAAGAACAGGCGATCCCAGATCCAAACTTTTCTACTGTTGCTTCGCCGAATCCCGAGGAACATGCGGCATTTGAGTTGGCCATTCAATATGGCAAAGCGATCGATGCAGATATGTTAATGGCAACGGATCCGGATGCCGATCGACTTGGAGTGGCGGTGAAAAATCAAGATGGCGAGTATGTCGTGCTAACAGGAAATCAGATGGGTGCATTAATGTTAGAGTACTTGCTTTCGCAAAAACAGGCAAAGGGCATCTTGCCAACGAATGGTGTCGTTTTGAAAACGATCGTGACATCGGAAATTGGCCGAGCGATTGCGGCGCATTATGGATTGGAAACGATCGATACGTTAACAGGATTTAAATTCATCGGTGAAAAGATCGGTGAATTTGAGCGCACGAAAGAATACACGTTCCAATTTGGATACGAAGAAAGTTATGGCTATTTAATCGGTGATTTTGTTCGTGATAAAGATGCCGTGCAGTCAGCGATTTTTGCGGCAGAAGTAGCCGCGTATTATAAAGCGCAAGGAAAAACGTTATATGAAGGACTAATAGACATTTTTGAAAAGTATGGCTACTATAAAGAGTCATTACGTTCGTTGACGTTAAAAGGGAAAGAAGGGGCAGAGCAAATTGCTCGCATCATGTCTTCATTTCGGGAGCAGCCATTGCATGAAGTTGGTGGCGTTCAAGTGGTGGCAATGGAGGATTACGACGTAAGGAAAAGATGGAGTCATGGCGTGGAACAATCGCTCGAGTTGCCACGTTCGAACGTATTGAAATACGAGTTGGAGAACGGTTCATGGTTTTGTGTTCGTCCGTCTGGGACAGAGCCAAAAGCAAAAGTGTATTTTGGTGTAAAAGGAAAATCATTAAAAGAAAGTGATGCGTTGCTAGAAGCGTTGGAAAACGATGTGATGGCGCTAGTTGAACGTGTTTTGTACCAAAGTAAGTGA
- a CDS encoding glycosyltransferase family 4 protein, giving the protein MKVAIIHDWLVTYAGAEKVLEQLLMIYPDADLFSLVDFIDEDKRDFILNKNVHTSFIQKLTFARKKYRSYLPFMPLAIEQLDVSKYDIVISSSHAVAKGVITGPDQLHISYVHSPIRYAWDLQHQYLKEAGLDRGMKGWIAKTILHYIRNWDYRTANGVDYFVANSKFIARRIWKVYRREADVIYPPVDVSAFTFHDKKEDFYLTASRMVPYKKIDLIVEAFSQMPDKKLIVIGDGPDLHKIKTKAASNVELLGYQPFEVLRDYMQRAKAFVFAAEEDFGITPVEAQACGTPVIAYGKGGALETVRGYGQAEKPTGLFFEEQTVKSLVHAVQWFENISGYIKYEDCRENALRFSPERFRKEFENYVNSKLKNM; this is encoded by the coding sequence GTGAAAGTCGCAATCATTCACGACTGGCTAGTCACCTATGCAGGCGCTGAGAAAGTATTGGAGCAGTTGCTAATGATTTACCCTGATGCCGATTTGTTTAGTCTAGTGGATTTTATAGATGAAGACAAAAGGGATTTTATTTTAAATAAAAATGTTCACACGTCTTTTATTCAAAAGTTGACGTTTGCTCGGAAAAAATATCGCAGCTATCTTCCTTTTATGCCGTTGGCTATTGAGCAATTGGATGTATCAAAGTACGATATTGTCATTTCAAGTTCGCATGCAGTTGCGAAGGGAGTGATTACAGGCCCTGACCAACTGCATATTTCTTACGTTCATTCGCCAATCCGCTATGCATGGGATTTGCAGCATCAATATTTAAAAGAAGCGGGATTAGACCGAGGAATGAAAGGTTGGATCGCGAAGACGATTTTACACTACATAAGAAATTGGGATTATCGTACAGCAAATGGTGTCGATTATTTTGTAGCGAATTCAAAGTTTATCGCTCGAAGAATTTGGAAAGTGTATCGAAGAGAAGCGGATGTCATCTATCCACCGGTAGATGTGTCCGCTTTTACTTTCCATGATAAAAAAGAAGATTTTTATCTTACAGCATCTCGAATGGTTCCGTATAAAAAAATCGACTTGATTGTTGAAGCTTTTTCACAAATGCCAGATAAAAAATTAATCGTTATAGGTGATGGTCCGGATCTTCATAAAATTAAGACAAAGGCTGCTTCTAATGTAGAGTTGCTTGGATATCAGCCTTTTGAAGTGTTGAGAGACTATATGCAACGAGCGAAGGCATTTGTGTTTGCTGCTGAGGAGGATTTTGGGATTACGCCTGTTGAGGCGCAAGCTTGTGGTACGCCGGTCATCGCTTATGGGAAAGGCGGAGCATTAGAAACGGTTCGTGGGTATGGACAAGCGGAGAAACCAACAGGCTTATTTTTTGAGGAACAGACTGTGAAATCATTGGTTCATGCAGTTCAATGGTTTGAGAATATTTCAGGTTACATTAAATACGAAGATTGTCGTGAAAATGCACTACGTTTTTCACCAGAACGATTTAGAAAAGAGTTTGAGAACTATGTAAATAGTAAACTCAAAAATATGTAA
- a CDS encoding glycosyltransferase: MKVLHISGAFPPMKCGVGDYLHRLLSEMGKIPNLDIYLITSTGCVGQMQGVSIYPIIKHWDFTAIPQMVKTVKEIRPNIVHIQYPTIGYKKYLFPSFLPVLLRLLGVKKIVQTWHEPLSKKGLFRYFPNTLVDSIIINVESDYLNKLPSFYANLLKKKSRYYIPISSNIPVSKLDNKEKLSLRKRIFKDQYHKNIIAYFGFVAPNKGLEYLFEAANPEEDSILLICELKEEDKYHNKIRDIINSSKWKENVVVTGYLPDKKVSDYLSIANMAVFPFIKGCSERNGSVLAARLHNIFVITTSFEKRGYFEAENTYYVHPEDKKGLEQAIIKCRGRSDGCRKQGGSPVRSWSEIVEMHMEIYGSSKG; this comes from the coding sequence GTGAAAGTACTGCATATTTCAGGTGCCTTCCCACCAATGAAATGTGGGGTTGGAGACTATTTACACAGATTACTCTCTGAAATGGGGAAAATACCGAACTTAGATATATACTTAATAACATCTACTGGATGTGTAGGGCAAATGCAAGGAGTATCTATATATCCTATAATAAAACATTGGGATTTTACAGCTATTCCGCAGATGGTAAAAACTGTGAAAGAAATCAGACCAAATATTGTGCACATTCAATACCCAACGATTGGTTATAAAAAATATTTATTCCCATCTTTTCTTCCGGTTTTATTAAGATTATTGGGAGTTAAAAAAATTGTTCAGACATGGCATGAACCATTAAGTAAAAAAGGATTATTTAGGTATTTCCCTAATACCCTAGTTGATTCTATAATTATTAATGTAGAGTCCGATTATTTGAATAAGCTCCCTAGTTTTTACGCTAATCTATTGAAGAAAAAAAGTAGATACTATATTCCTATATCCTCTAACATTCCAGTATCTAAATTGGATAACAAAGAAAAATTATCTTTAAGGAAGAGGATTTTTAAAGATCAATATCACAAAAATATAATAGCATACTTTGGTTTTGTAGCACCCAACAAAGGATTAGAATATTTGTTTGAAGCAGCAAATCCAGAAGAGGATTCTATTTTATTAATTTGTGAGTTAAAAGAGGAAGATAAATATCATAATAAGATCAGAGATATTATAAACTCAAGTAAGTGGAAGGAGAATGTTGTAGTAACGGGATATCTACCGGATAAAAAGGTATCAGATTATTTATCAATAGCTAATATGGCTGTATTTCCATTTATTAAAGGATGCTCGGAAAGAAATGGTTCGGTTTTGGCGGCACGTTTACACAATATATTTGTAATAACCACAAGCTTTGAGAAAAGGGGTTATTTTGAGGCGGAAAATACTTATTATGTACATCCGGAGGATAAAAAAGGATTGGAGCAGGCTATTATCAAATGTAGGGGACGTAGTGATGGTTGCAGAAAACAGGGTGGCTCACCTGTTAGATCGTGGAGTGAAATAGTGGAAATGCATATGGAGATCTATGGATCCTCAAAAGGATGA
- a CDS encoding glycosyltransferase family 4 protein produces the protein MKKVIINGRFLTQRITGVQRFALEFVKALDKLIEMDDGGLKFEFVIVTPRDVVNDIKLKNIRIITVGKLKGHLWEQLELPFYSRGGLLVNLCNTGPLLKGEQIVTIHDVAVYSKPEGFTKMFVYWYKFLFQVLSIVARRIITVSKFSKRELAHYCRIKQNKISVVSEGWQHIRQIDADVNVFRKHDISPKQYILAVSSLNPNKNFQGIVKAIECLGDVGTNIIIAGGTNPKVFSSSNSSLPNNVKYIGYVTDEELKALYEGAMGFIYPSFYEGFGLPPLEAMACGCPVIVSNAASLPEVCGDAALYVNPYSPEDIAEKIKLLLSDDKLREELRRKGLERAKMFSWEKCAKETLKVIEEVLAK, from the coding sequence ATGAAAAAAGTTATTATTAACGGTCGATTCCTAACTCAACGTATTACCGGTGTTCAAAGATTTGCATTAGAATTTGTTAAAGCATTAGATAAATTAATTGAAATGGATGATGGTGGTCTAAAATTCGAATTTGTTATTGTGACACCACGAGATGTAGTTAATGATATAAAGTTGAAGAATATCAGAATTATTACGGTTGGTAAGTTGAAAGGGCATTTATGGGAGCAACTTGAGCTCCCTTTTTATTCTAGAGGAGGATTATTAGTTAATCTGTGCAACACAGGCCCTCTGTTAAAAGGTGAGCAAATCGTCACGATTCACGATGTAGCTGTTTATTCAAAACCTGAGGGATTCACTAAAATGTTTGTTTATTGGTATAAATTTCTTTTTCAAGTTTTATCCATTGTTGCCCGTAGGATTATAACTGTTTCGAAATTCTCGAAAAGGGAGTTGGCTCACTATTGTCGTATAAAGCAAAATAAGATTAGTGTTGTTTCTGAAGGATGGCAGCATATTCGACAAATAGATGCAGATGTAAATGTTTTTCGAAAGCACGATATAAGTCCTAAACAGTACATTTTGGCAGTGAGTAGTTTGAATCCGAATAAAAACTTTCAAGGCATAGTAAAGGCAATTGAGTGTTTAGGTGACGTTGGGACAAATATTATTATTGCAGGGGGAACAAATCCTAAAGTCTTTAGTTCTTCTAACAGTTCATTACCCAATAACGTGAAGTATATAGGCTATGTGACTGATGAGGAGTTAAAAGCTCTTTACGAAGGAGCCATGGGGTTTATCTATCCTTCATTTTATGAAGGCTTCGGCCTCCCTCCTTTGGAAGCCATGGCTTGCGGTTGCCCTGTGATTGTCTCGAATGCCGCTTCCTTACCTGAAGTTTGTGGGGATGCGGCATTATATGTTAATCCGTATAGTCCAGAAGATATTGCTGAAAAAATCAAATTGCTCTTATCGGATGATAAATTAAGAGAGGAATTACGGAGAAAAGGGCTAGAAAGAGCTAAGATGTTTTCGTGGGAGAAATGTGCGAAGGAAACGCTCAAAGTGATTGAGGAGGTGCTAGCAAAGTGA
- a CDS encoding VOC family protein — MFTKLHHIAVICSDYHRSKHFYTNILQLPIIHEQYRADKKSYKLDLQLGDIQLELFSFETPPKRQSYPEACGLRHLAFAVDNIEEAIAYLRGHRIEVEAIRIDPLTGKKFTFFHDPDQLPIELYEK, encoded by the coding sequence ATGTTTACCAAATTGCATCATATTGCGGTCATTTGCTCCGATTATCATCGTTCCAAACACTTTTACACAAACATTTTGCAGTTGCCTATAATCCATGAACAATACCGAGCTGACAAGAAATCATATAAACTGGATCTGCAACTTGGAGATATACAACTTGAACTTTTTTCGTTTGAAACCCCACCGAAAAGACAAAGCTATCCCGAAGCTTGCGGATTGAGGCATCTCGCTTTTGCGGTAGACAATATCGAAGAGGCCATTGCTTACTTGCGAGGACACCGAATTGAAGTTGAAGCGATTCGCATTGATCCACTAACAGGAAAAAAATTTACTTTTTTTCACGATCCAGATCAACTACCGATTGAATTATATGAAAAGTAA
- a CDS encoding sugar phosphate nucleotidyltransferase, whose translation MKLVLLSGGSGKRLWPLSNDARSKQFLKVLENQNGELQSMVQRVWDQLGNVGLADSAVIATSKSQVDMIQSQLGQNVPIIIEPMRRDTFPAIALASVYLYSIKGMGLDEVVAVLPVDPYVEDRFFDRVKDLEQAVLVSGADLALIGVEPTYPSTKYGYIVPSPKSSNRNYLRVSHFMEKPSEEKAAELIKQGALWNCGVFAFKLDYMISLLKEKGIPIQYDELLKQYDRLPKISFDYEVVEKTDYIVALPYDGYWKDLGTWNTLTEEMATIQIGKGVVSVDCENTHLINELDIPVTVLGVSNAIVAVSPDGILVADKEKSPKIKELVNDFDQRPMYEERRWGWYRVLDYTKFEDGREVLTKRIGVTAGKNLSYQMHHQRSEVWTIIKGEGEFALNGEVRYVKPGDVLEIPVGAKHGIKAITDLEFIEVQTGTQLIEEDIVRIYMTWEEVERNFVSVQM comes from the coding sequence ATGAAACTTGTATTACTCTCCGGCGGTTCCGGCAAACGCCTTTGGCCGCTATCAAACGATGCCCGTTCCAAACAATTTTTAAAAGTGTTAGAAAATCAAAATGGTGAGTTGCAGTCCATGGTTCAACGTGTATGGGATCAGTTAGGCAATGTCGGCTTGGCTGATTCTGCGGTGATTGCGACAAGCAAATCTCAAGTCGATATGATCCAAAGTCAGTTAGGACAAAATGTTCCGATTATCATTGAACCGATGCGGCGTGATACGTTTCCAGCGATTGCGCTTGCGTCGGTTTATTTGTATAGCATAAAGGGAATGGGTTTAGACGAGGTCGTTGCTGTTTTGCCTGTTGACCCGTATGTAGAAGATCGTTTTTTTGATCGGGTAAAAGATTTAGAGCAAGCGGTATTAGTTAGTGGCGCTGATTTAGCGTTAATTGGTGTAGAGCCAACGTATCCATCTACGAAGTACGGTTATATTGTTCCTTCTCCCAAATCGAGTAACCGCAATTATTTAAGAGTGAGCCACTTTATGGAGAAACCAAGCGAAGAAAAAGCAGCGGAGTTAATTAAGCAAGGAGCACTTTGGAACTGCGGTGTATTTGCCTTTAAATTGGATTATATGATTTCGTTACTAAAAGAAAAAGGAATCCCGATCCAATATGATGAGCTATTGAAGCAGTATGATCGACTCCCGAAAATTAGCTTTGACTATGAAGTAGTGGAGAAAACGGATTACATTGTTGCTTTACCGTACGATGGATATTGGAAAGACCTCGGTACATGGAATACATTAACAGAAGAAATGGCAACGATACAAATAGGAAAAGGTGTTGTTAGTGTCGATTGTGAAAACACCCATCTAATTAACGAACTTGATATTCCGGTGACTGTTTTAGGGGTGTCGAATGCGATTGTAGCGGTAAGTCCGGACGGAATTTTAGTAGCGGATAAAGAAAAAAGCCCGAAAATTAAAGAATTAGTGAACGATTTCGATCAGCGTCCAATGTACGAAGAACGCCGCTGGGGTTGGTATCGTGTATTAGATTATACAAAGTTTGAAGATGGAAGAGAAGTATTAACAAAACGAATCGGCGTTACCGCAGGGAAAAACTTAAGCTACCAAATGCATCATCAGCGTAGCGAAGTGTGGACCATTATTAAAGGTGAAGGCGAATTTGCGCTCAACGGTGAGGTTCGCTACGTAAAGCCAGGAGATGTGCTTGAAATTCCTGTTGGTGCGAAACATGGAATTAAAGCGATTACGGATTTAGAATTTATCGAAGTGCAAACAGGAACACAGTTAATTGAGGAAGATATTGTTCGTATTTATATGACGTGGGAGGAAGTCGAGCGGAATTTTGTGAGTGTTCAAATGTAA
- a CDS encoding BglG family transcription antiterminator: MSNTMPPSHFTNGVKVVTVVIARHKKIIKALLDANHYLSVTSLADDLRCSEKTIRNDLKVIDQWLQRYPTLKIERKPSVGVRLEGDNEEKETLFCDLLRMNDNEERQLQLLKCLLMADKPMTMQQLADRFYMSKTSIHDDLEEIDYWLRSFHLKLIRKPNLGLKVEGEEKNWRAALSKLVELFVDHAYYMLNEQQLKMVADVIQPYEVAFIEKAVQELEATLSFPLTDEAIISLTIHIAIAVKRMKQGYRIQMNPIQLEELQQKREYKLAEQLARKIEMWFAIKIPAAEVGYMTLHLLGARIRYDRVRLAKGVEQFFSQVDEEALQVTRLLIEHIANHIDARCMNDKELLLGLTIHLHSTFNRLRNGLSITNPMLREIKRTYRYSFEIVLSFIKQMEKIIKLNIPEDEIAYIVLHIQAAFERVKHKQHGRQKVLVVCATGAGTSRFVEAKLESVFPEIDVVGIASVSKLSESIGEKKPDLLISTVPLPMDIPVPVITVSPLLQDRELETIKDQLFRLRVQEPGGKSYEVLKSLLDERLIFLDLPFESRECVMNYLAEQLYQYGYVYEEYKQSVNERERLSSTYIGNDMAIPHGEVQFIRKSVIAVGRLQAPIVWGEDRVQLVFMIANRMQEKERIKQLFQELVALSEDEGTLKQLKQAKTVNQFYQCL, from the coding sequence ATGTCGAACACGATGCCCCCTTCTCATTTTACAAATGGAGTGAAGGTGGTGACAGTGGTGATTGCTCGACATAAAAAAATTATAAAAGCGTTATTAGACGCGAATCATTATTTATCTGTCACTTCACTTGCTGATGATTTACGTTGTTCAGAGAAAACTATTCGTAATGATTTAAAGGTGATAGACCAATGGTTACAACGGTATCCGACATTAAAAATTGAGCGAAAACCGAGCGTCGGGGTGCGATTGGAAGGGGACAATGAAGAGAAAGAGACTTTGTTTTGCGATCTTTTACGTATGAACGACAATGAGGAACGTCAGCTTCAGTTGTTAAAATGCTTATTGATGGCGGACAAGCCAATGACGATGCAACAGCTGGCCGACCGATTTTATATGAGCAAGACTTCTATCCATGATGATTTGGAAGAGATTGATTATTGGCTACGTTCGTTCCATTTAAAGTTGATCCGTAAACCTAATTTAGGATTAAAGGTCGAAGGGGAAGAGAAAAATTGGCGTGCTGCTTTATCCAAGTTAGTCGAGTTGTTCGTTGATCACGCCTACTATATGTTGAATGAGCAGCAGCTGAAAATGGTTGCCGATGTAATACAGCCATATGAAGTTGCATTCATCGAAAAGGCGGTTCAAGAACTTGAGGCAACGTTGTCATTTCCGTTAACCGATGAGGCGATAATAAGTCTTACAATTCATATCGCTATTGCCGTCAAGAGAATGAAACAAGGTTATCGTATTCAAATGAATCCCATCCAATTAGAAGAATTACAACAAAAAAGGGAGTACAAGTTAGCCGAACAATTAGCAAGAAAAATTGAAATGTGGTTCGCTATCAAAATTCCAGCAGCTGAAGTAGGTTACATGACTTTACATTTGTTAGGTGCAAGAATTCGTTATGACCGTGTCCGTCTTGCCAAAGGGGTAGAACAGTTTTTCAGTCAAGTAGATGAGGAAGCACTACAAGTGACACGTTTGCTTATTGAGCATATCGCCAATCATATCGATGCGAGGTGCATGAATGACAAAGAGTTATTACTAGGTTTGACGATCCATCTCCATTCCACATTCAATCGCCTACGCAACGGGCTGTCAATTACAAATCCGATGTTGCGCGAAATTAAGCGAACATATCGTTATTCATTTGAAATTGTGCTTTCGTTTATAAAACAGATGGAAAAAATAATAAAGTTGAATATCCCTGAGGATGAGATCGCATATATTGTTTTGCATATTCAAGCGGCGTTTGAGCGGGTGAAGCATAAGCAACATGGACGGCAGAAAGTGCTTGTCGTTTGTGCAACAGGTGCTGGAACTTCTCGTTTTGTCGAGGCGAAATTGGAGTCAGTTTTTCCTGAAATTGATGTTGTTGGGATCGCTTCGGTTTCTAAATTGAGTGAATCAATAGGAGAGAAGAAACCGGATCTTTTAATTAGCACCGTTCCTTTACCTATGGACATACCTGTTCCGGTCATTACGGTTAGTCCGTTGCTTCAAGATCGGGAGTTAGAAACAATTAAGGATCAGCTGTTCCGTTTACGAGTGCAAGAGCCAGGAGGGAAATCTTATGAAGTGCTCAAATCTTTACTAGATGAGCGGCTTATTTTTCTTGATCTTCCTTTTGAAAGCCGAGAGTGTGTGATGAATTATTTAGCAGAACAACTTTATCAATATGGGTATGTATATGAGGAGTATAAACAAAGTGTGAATGAGCGGGAACGTTTATCTTCCACTTACATTGGGAACGACATGGCAATTCCACACGGAGAAGTACAGTTCATCCGAAAATCAGTCATTGCGGTTGGGAGATTGCAGGCTCCGATTGTTTGGGGGGAGGATCGAGTTCAGCTCGTTTTCATGATCGCTAATCGTAT
- a CDS encoding acyltransferase — MREYLWKIINSILQSPLIHRYIRTILLRKLGVNLDKSARIAENVYLGSNKIIMGKHTFVNVGSFLDGNAPIIIEDYVRVGPYVKILTGTHPYRHSVIRRRTEDGTVAKKVVIKKGSWVGMGGIILPGVTIAEGCIIAAGAVVIKDTEPNGLYAGNPAKRVKDLPVTEDEA, encoded by the coding sequence ATGAGGGAATATTTGTGGAAAATAATAAATTCTATTCTTCAATCTCCTCTAATTCATCGATATATACGAACTATCTTGCTTAGGAAACTAGGAGTAAATCTAGATAAAAGTGCTAGAATAGCGGAAAATGTATATTTGGGCTCCAACAAGATTATTATGGGGAAACATACATTTGTAAATGTGGGAAGCTTCCTTGACGGAAATGCCCCAATTATTATTGAAGATTACGTTAGGGTAGGTCCTTATGTAAAAATACTGACTGGGACTCACCCATATAGACATTCTGTTATAAGAAGGCGTACAGAAGACGGAACAGTAGCCAAGAAAGTGGTAATTAAAAAGGGTAGCTGGGTTGGAATGGGAGGAATTATTTTGCCTGGTGTGACGATAGCAGAAGGGTGTATTATTGCTGCTGGTGCAGTAGTTATTAAAGATACGGAGCCTAATGGTTTATATGCAGGTAATCCTGCCAAAAGGGTTAAGGATTTGCCTGTTACAGAAGATGAAGCATAG